The proteins below come from a single Marinobacter bohaiensis genomic window:
- a CDS encoding ATPase, with the protein MEIKTFEDLIDWARQLHAHLSSSLEDSAGRNEDERASALLQYLATHESELERITREFEKQADPNVLQTCLYDFFNLHPFETRRKTDTHYASLNFEEIAREVFEFHDELIALYESLIRKAEIPEVSELMEELLAMEKNESMRLARQIRSMDDV; encoded by the coding sequence ATGGAAATCAAGACGTTCGAAGATCTGATCGACTGGGCGCGGCAGCTCCACGCCCACCTGTCCAGCAGCCTGGAAGACTCGGCCGGGCGCAACGAGGACGAGCGCGCCAGCGCGCTGCTGCAATATCTTGCGACGCACGAGTCGGAACTGGAACGCATTACCCGCGAGTTCGAAAAGCAGGCGGACCCCAATGTGTTGCAAACCTGCCTGTACGATTTCTTCAACCTTCACCCGTTCGAAACGCGGCGCAAGACCGATACCCACTACGCCAGCCTGAACTTCGAGGAGATTGCCCGGGAAGTCTTCGAGTTCCATGACGAGCTGATCGCGCTCTACGAGAGCCTGATCCGCAAGGCCGAGATCCCCGAGGTGTCCGAGTTGATGGAGGAGCTGCTGGCGATGGAGAAGAACGAATCTATGCGCCTGGCGCGCCAGATCCGCAGCATGGACGACGTCTGA
- a CDS encoding ABC transporter permease produces the protein MRHWLAPVLWMLLLLALTLGMPLLEPVFRWLQPDTANVIYDRSSFLSLLGNHGLLVLVSALVGTVAAVSGGLFVTRSSGRDFLPLVSQIAAIGQTFPPVAVLALAVPALGFGEGPTLVALILYGLLPILRNTLAGIDGIDPTVIQAARGMGMSARQVLLQVELPLAGRVILAGIRTSVTINIATAAIGSTVGARTLGDPVIAGLVNGNTAFVLQGAILIGLLALATDSVFEALERNWERHYGIRYAPA, from the coding sequence ATGCGGCACTGGCTGGCCCCCGTACTCTGGATGCTGCTCCTGCTCGCCCTGACGCTCGGGATGCCGTTGCTGGAGCCGGTCTTCCGCTGGTTGCAGCCGGATACGGCTAACGTGATCTACGACCGCTCGTCGTTCCTGTCGCTGCTGGGTAACCACGGTCTGCTGGTGCTGGTGTCGGCGCTGGTGGGCACCGTCGCGGCGGTGTCCGGCGGCCTCTTCGTGACCCGTTCGTCGGGGCGGGATTTTCTGCCCCTGGTGAGCCAGATCGCCGCCATAGGCCAGACGTTCCCGCCGGTGGCGGTGCTGGCGCTGGCGGTGCCGGCACTGGGCTTCGGCGAGGGGCCCACCCTGGTGGCGTTGATTCTCTACGGCTTGTTGCCGATCCTGCGCAATACCCTGGCCGGCATCGATGGTATTGATCCCACCGTCATCCAGGCGGCCCGCGGCATGGGGATGTCCGCCCGACAGGTGCTGCTGCAGGTGGAGTTGCCCCTGGCCGGACGGGTGATCCTGGCCGGCATCCGCACCTCGGTCACCATCAACATCGCCACGGCGGCCATCGGCTCCACCGTCGGTGCCCGGACCCTGGGCGATCCGGTGATCGCCGGACTGGTCAACGGCAATACCGCCTTCGTGCTGCAGGGAGCGATCCTGATTGGCTTGCTGGCGCTGGCTACCGACAGTGTGTTCGAGGCGCTGGAGCGGAACTGGGAACGGCACTACGGTATTCGCTATGCTCCGGCCTGA
- a CDS encoding GlxA family transcriptional regulator produces MIRVAVLAQPDCHASGIHGVMDFFTVAHYCARMDAAATGFECHIVTVDDQPVRGYSGALVTPTCDRAAIQPDLIVIGSAIEAALVDRGLERSLAAAEPVFGWLRAARERGAMLASVCTGSFILAAAGLLDGCVATTHWRAAALFRRRFPAVRLEESELVVDNGQVVCAGGATAFVDLCLYLVERLASPAVALACSKLLVLDNRRQEQTPYMSFYGHKAHTDAAIHKAQTWLEAHYAGPVAMDEVAAVAGLGARTFKRRFKEATGETPLGYLQHVRIEAAKHLLESSGRQTSQVIWAVGYEDASSFRRLFKRTVGCTMEQYRRRFSYVVPSAGRRQPRPAEV; encoded by the coding sequence ATGATTCGTGTTGCCGTGCTTGCCCAGCCGGACTGCCACGCGTCCGGCATCCACGGGGTGATGGACTTCTTCACCGTCGCCCACTATTGCGCGCGGATGGACGCCGCCGCGACCGGCTTCGAATGCCATATCGTCACCGTCGACGATCAGCCGGTACGCGGCTACAGCGGTGCCCTGGTCACACCCACCTGCGACCGGGCCGCGATCCAGCCGGATCTGATCGTGATCGGCTCGGCCATCGAGGCGGCGCTGGTGGATCGGGGGCTGGAGCGCTCGCTGGCGGCGGCCGAGCCGGTGTTCGGCTGGTTACGAGCGGCCCGCGAGCGTGGCGCGATGCTGGCGAGTGTCTGCACCGGCAGCTTCATTCTGGCGGCGGCGGGGTTGCTTGATGGCTGCGTGGCCACCACCCACTGGCGGGCGGCGGCGCTGTTCCGTCGGCGTTTCCCGGCGGTGCGGCTGGAGGAAAGCGAGCTGGTGGTGGACAACGGGCAGGTGGTTTGTGCCGGGGGCGCCACGGCGTTCGTCGATCTGTGTCTCTACCTGGTCGAACGGCTGGCGTCGCCGGCGGTGGCGCTGGCCTGCAGTAAGCTGCTGGTGCTGGACAACCGGCGCCAGGAGCAGACGCCCTACATGAGTTTCTACGGCCACAAGGCCCACACCGACGCGGCCATCCATAAGGCCCAGACCTGGCTGGAGGCCCACTACGCCGGGCCGGTAGCGATGGATGAGGTGGCTGCGGTGGCGGGGTTGGGCGCGCGGACCTTCAAGCGCCGCTTCAAGGAGGCCACCGGCGAGACGCCCCTTGGCTACCTGCAGCATGTGCGCATCGAGGCAGCCAAGCATCTGCTGGAATCCAGTGGTCGGCAGACCTCGCAGGTGATCTGGGCGGTGGGCTACGAGGATGCCAGCTCTTTCCGCCGTCTGTTCAAGCGCACGGTGGGCTGCACCATGGAACAATATCGCCGGCGCTTCAGCTACGTGGTGCCGTCGGCGGGACGGCGGCAGCCCCGTCCCGCGGAGGTGTAA
- a CDS encoding alpha/beta hydrolase: protein MTIHMKSIADAVPQPAPARKSWRQVATHKALTIYDRLSPEAAGRLVHQRFFRPGRLPMPSRYEPLLDRAEAHTQLHQGANTLPVYSWGSGPVILGVHGWSGAGIQFGAYVEPLVAAGFRVVLFDAPAHGRAQGRQTDLYEMSAVVRHVADSVGGVYGVLAHSLGTLAAARAIADGLGTQRLVLLAPPLDLASVVDRLGVDLGIPEKTLDVHRRLMAERFGRRVWDELSLSRLAPTLPAQGLVVVDSTDRAVAPGHSEQVGRLWETSQVLRTQGLGHHRILWHDTVVAPVLDFLGAHI, encoded by the coding sequence ATGACCATCCACATGAAATCGATTGCCGATGCCGTTCCCCAACCGGCGCCGGCCCGGAAATCCTGGCGCCAGGTCGCCACACACAAGGCGCTGACAATCTACGACCGCCTGTCTCCGGAAGCCGCCGGCCGTCTGGTACACCAGCGTTTCTTCCGGCCCGGACGGTTGCCCATGCCGTCGCGCTACGAGCCCCTGCTCGACCGGGCAGAGGCCCATACCCAACTGCATCAGGGCGCCAATACGCTTCCGGTGTACAGCTGGGGAAGCGGGCCCGTGATTCTGGGCGTCCACGGCTGGTCCGGCGCCGGCATCCAGTTCGGCGCCTACGTCGAGCCGCTGGTGGCCGCCGGCTTCCGGGTGGTGCTGTTCGACGCGCCGGCCCATGGCCGGGCCCAGGGTCGCCAGACGGACCTGTACGAGATGAGCGCCGTCGTGCGGCATGTGGCGGACAGCGTGGGGGGCGTCTACGGGGTGCTGGCCCATTCTCTCGGGACTCTGGCGGCGGCGCGGGCCATTGCCGACGGCCTTGGCACGCAACGACTGGTATTGCTGGCCCCGCCGCTGGACCTGGCGTCGGTGGTGGATCGACTGGGCGTCGATCTGGGCATCCCGGAAAAGACCCTGGACGTACACCGGCGTCTGATGGCGGAGCGGTTCGGCCGTCGCGTCTGGGACGAGCTGTCGCTGTCGCGGCTGGCGCCGACCCTGCCGGCCCAGGGCCTGGTGGTGGTCGACAGCACCGATCGCGCCGTCGCGCCCGGTCACAGCGAGCAGGTCGGACGTCTCTGGGAAACATCGCAGGTGTTGCGCACACAGGGTCTCGGCCACCACCGGATTCTGTGGCATGACACCGTCGTCGCCCCGGTGCTGGATTTCCTGGGCGCCCACATCTGA
- the malE gene encoding maltose/maltodextrin ABC transporter substrate-binding protein MalE codes for MRIPSIRCARVLFLGLSLMLTVPTVLAVERGKLHVWINNDKGFNGLADVGRRFEADTGVPVVVETPTDLTSKFDHAGYTREAPDIIIWPHDRFGSWINEGLLETVEPSPGVRQALAPFSWDAVTVGDSVYGYPIATEVVSLIYNRELVSQPPRTLEQVAELDARLRAHGKRAIAWDYRNLYFSWPVIAGAGGFSFGKTDGHYDLTQVGVDTPGAVAAVEAMRELLRRGVIEESDDYGRMMDGFKAGTTAMIINGPWAWSELREAGIDIGIADVPGIDAAHPGKPFVGVLAAGISAASPNTRHAQRFIEDYLLTRDGLNAVNDDKPLGAVTHLALEQTLADDPFIRHTFASASTGEMMPNVPEMTRFWDLLTRRFADMLAGEKPIRPTLEHAGKLLRRLDSMRGWNRRHYLVQ; via the coding sequence ATGCGAATCCCGAGCATTCGATGTGCCCGTGTTCTGTTCCTTGGCCTGTCGCTGATGCTGACAGTGCCAACCGTCCTCGCCGTGGAGCGCGGCAAACTGCATGTCTGGATCAACAACGACAAGGGCTTTAACGGCCTGGCCGATGTTGGCCGTCGGTTCGAAGCCGACACCGGCGTGCCGGTGGTGGTGGAAACCCCGACAGACCTGACCAGCAAGTTCGATCACGCCGGCTATACCCGCGAGGCGCCGGACATCATCATCTGGCCCCACGACCGTTTCGGCTCCTGGATCAACGAGGGCCTGCTGGAGACCGTGGAACCGTCGCCCGGCGTGCGGCAGGCCTTGGCGCCGTTTTCGTGGGACGCGGTCACGGTGGGCGACAGCGTTTATGGCTATCCCATCGCCACCGAAGTGGTCAGCCTGATCTACAACCGTGAACTGGTCAGTCAGCCGCCGCGCACCCTGGAGCAGGTCGCTGAGCTGGATGCCAGGCTGAGAGCCCATGGCAAGCGGGCCATTGCCTGGGACTACAGGAACCTTTACTTCTCCTGGCCGGTGATTGCCGGCGCCGGCGGCTTCAGCTTCGGCAAGACCGACGGTCATTATGACCTCACCCAGGTTGGCGTCGATACACCCGGTGCCGTGGCCGCCGTCGAGGCGATGCGCGAGTTGCTGCGCCGCGGCGTGATCGAAGAGAGCGACGACTACGGTCGCATGATGGACGGTTTCAAGGCGGGCACCACCGCCATGATCATCAACGGCCCCTGGGCCTGGAGTGAATTGCGCGAGGCGGGCATCGACATCGGCATTGCCGACGTGCCCGGCATCGACGCGGCGCACCCGGGCAAACCTTTCGTCGGCGTGCTGGCGGCCGGGATCAGCGCCGCCTCGCCGAACACCCGGCACGCCCAGCGGTTTATCGAGGACTACCTGCTTACCCGCGATGGCCTCAACGCGGTCAACGACGACAAGCCGCTGGGCGCCGTTACCCACCTGGCACTGGAGCAGACCCTGGCGGACGATCCGTTTATTCGCCACACCTTCGCGTCAGCCAGCACCGGCGAGATGATGCCCAACGTCCCGGAGATGACCCGCTTCTGGGACCTGCTCACCCGCCGCTTCGCCGACATGCTGGCGGGCGAGAAGCCGATCCGTCCCACCCTGGAACACGCCGGCAAGCTGCTGCGACGCCTCGATTCGATGCGTGGCTGGAACCGCCGTCATTACCTGGTGCAATAA
- the tmpT gene encoding thiopurine S-methyltransferase yields MDHEFWHARWEKQEIGFHEGTVNRYLHDHWPDMVHTGNETVLVPLCGKSKDMWWLHDRGHPVIGVELSPVACKDFFEEAEAKARVHPDQPFTRYTHEELSLWCGDFFQLVPDDVRHVRQVYDRAALIALPPNMRREYADHLEAILPEEASILLITLDYETGATTPPPFNVSPAEVAELFGDDFDIDCVLTNPLEKDHPFAKRKGLEHGSESVFRLRRKT; encoded by the coding sequence ATGGACCACGAATTCTGGCACGCCCGCTGGGAGAAGCAGGAAATCGGTTTCCACGAGGGTACGGTGAACCGTTATCTCCACGACCACTGGCCGGACATGGTCCACACCGGCAACGAAACGGTGCTGGTTCCGCTGTGCGGCAAGTCAAAGGACATGTGGTGGCTGCACGACCGCGGGCATCCGGTGATCGGCGTGGAACTGAGCCCGGTGGCCTGCAAGGATTTTTTCGAGGAGGCCGAAGCCAAGGCCAGGGTGCATCCCGACCAGCCGTTCACCCGCTACACCCACGAGGAACTCAGCCTCTGGTGCGGCGACTTCTTCCAACTGGTGCCGGACGACGTGCGCCATGTGCGCCAGGTCTACGACCGCGCCGCCCTGATTGCCCTGCCGCCGAACATGCGCCGGGAATACGCCGATCACCTGGAAGCCATCCTGCCGGAGGAGGCGTCCATCCTGCTGATCACCCTGGACTACGAAACGGGCGCCACCACCCCGCCTCCGTTCAATGTGAGCCCGGCGGAGGTGGCGGAACTGTTCGGCGACGACTTCGACATCGACTGCGTCCTTACCAACCCGCTTGAGAAGGATCATCCGTTCGCCAAGCGAAAGGGGCTGGAACACGGCTCGGAAAGCGTCTTCAGGCTACGCCGCAAGACCTGA
- a CDS encoding D-2-hydroxyacid dehydrogenase, with amino-acid sequence MKAVFLDAATLGHDVDLTPIHNAVDELVLHQSTAPEQVNDRIAGFETVITNKVVIGAEHFDAHPGLRQVVVTATGTNNIDLEAARARGIKVVNAIRYGRASVTQHTMTLILALATRLVDYHEDVGAGCWEQSSQFCLMDHPIMELEGRTIGIVGYGDLGQGVARLASAFGMKVLLGARPGQEAGDVDGYPRIPLDELLPQVDVLSLHCLLTEDTRNLIDADALAKMQKHALLINTSRGGLVDEKALADALRKGRIGGAGFDVLTEEPPANGNVLLSPDIPNLLVTPHCAWASKEARQRMVQLTATNLEGIRNGTQERWVV; translated from the coding sequence ATGAAAGCCGTTTTCCTCGATGCCGCCACCCTCGGTCACGATGTGGACCTGACGCCCATTCATAATGCGGTGGATGAACTGGTCCTGCACCAGAGCACGGCACCGGAGCAGGTGAATGACCGCATTGCCGGGTTCGAGACCGTCATCACCAACAAGGTGGTGATCGGCGCCGAGCACTTCGATGCCCACCCCGGCCTCCGCCAGGTTGTCGTCACCGCCACCGGCACCAACAACATCGACCTGGAGGCCGCCAGGGCTCGCGGCATCAAGGTGGTGAACGCCATCCGCTACGGCCGCGCCTCGGTCACCCAGCACACCATGACCCTGATCCTGGCGCTGGCCACGCGTCTGGTCGACTACCACGAGGACGTGGGCGCCGGCTGCTGGGAGCAGAGCAGCCAGTTCTGCCTGATGGACCATCCGATCATGGAGCTGGAAGGGCGCACCATTGGCATCGTCGGCTACGGCGATCTGGGGCAGGGCGTTGCCCGGTTGGCGTCGGCTTTCGGCATGAAAGTGCTGCTGGGCGCACGGCCGGGACAGGAAGCCGGCGACGTGGACGGTTATCCTCGCATTCCGCTGGACGAGCTGCTGCCACAGGTGGACGTGTTGTCGCTGCATTGCCTGCTGACCGAAGACACTCGCAACCTGATCGACGCCGACGCCCTGGCGAAGATGCAGAAGCACGCGCTGCTGATCAACACCAGCCGCGGCGGCCTGGTGGACGAGAAAGCCCTGGCCGACGCCCTGCGCAAGGGCCGCATTGGTGGTGCCGGTTTCGACGTGCTCACCGAGGAGCCGCCGGCCAATGGCAACGTGCTGTTGTCGCCGGACATCCCCAACCTGCTCGTCACGCCCCACTGCGCCTGGGCCAGCAAGGAGGCACGGCAGCGCATGGTGCAGCTCACCGCAACGAACCTTGAGGGTATCCGCAACGGCACCCAGGAGCGCTGGGTGGTGTAA
- a CDS encoding antibiotic biosynthesis monooxygenase family protein encodes MKYIFEVTVKDGHTAEEYADAWVRASELIQQAPGARGTELHRMIGDPRRLIAIAHWDTKANRDAMESKPNEEIKAIIRSAAPFVEIRRVGEFEEPEWVVIPDPDRQ; translated from the coding sequence ATGAAGTACATTTTCGAAGTCACCGTCAAAGATGGCCACACCGCTGAGGAATACGCCGACGCCTGGGTGCGCGCCAGCGAGCTGATCCAGCAGGCGCCGGGCGCACGGGGCACCGAACTGCACCGGATGATCGGCGATCCCCGGCGTCTGATCGCCATCGCCCACTGGGACACCAAGGCCAATCGCGATGCCATGGAATCGAAGCCCAACGAGGAGATCAAGGCGATCATCCGCAGCGCCGCCCCGTTCGTGGAGATTCGCCGCGTGGGCGAATTCGAGGAGCCGGAATGGGTGGTCATTCCTGACCCGGATCGGCAATGA
- the osmF gene encoding glycine betaine ABC transporter substrate-binding protein OsmF, with translation MSGPVLAADPVVVSSKIDTEGSVLGQMILQSLERAGIPVENRIQLGATNIVRNAIKAGEIDIYPEYTGNAGFFYDMADSDVWKDADKAYEMAGKLDYDAEKIVWLTPADANNTWAMSVRGDLAREAGLTTLDDLAAYINDGGDFRFAASAEFVESASALPAFQQAYGFKLDADQLLVLSGGNTAATMRAAALNDNDVNGAMTYGTDGGLNALDLKVLTDTRGVQPVYQPAPIVREAVLEAYPGIRDALRPVFESLDLETLQRLNGEVAVNGAPAADVARQYLDSLKQD, from the coding sequence ATGTCCGGCCCGGTCCTGGCGGCCGATCCGGTAGTGGTGTCCTCCAAGATCGATACCGAAGGTTCGGTGCTGGGGCAGATGATCCTGCAGAGCCTGGAGCGCGCGGGCATCCCGGTGGAAAACCGCATCCAGCTCGGCGCCACCAACATCGTGCGCAACGCCATCAAGGCGGGTGAGATCGATATTTACCCGGAGTACACCGGCAACGCCGGTTTCTTCTACGACATGGCCGACAGCGATGTGTGGAAGGACGCCGACAAAGCCTATGAGATGGCCGGCAAGCTTGACTACGACGCCGAGAAAATCGTCTGGCTGACGCCCGCCGACGCCAACAACACCTGGGCCATGAGCGTGCGCGGCGACCTCGCCCGGGAAGCGGGCCTGACCACCCTTGATGACCTGGCCGCCTACATCAACGACGGCGGCGACTTCCGGTTCGCCGCCAGCGCCGAATTCGTTGAGTCCGCCAGTGCGTTGCCGGCGTTCCAGCAGGCCTATGGCTTCAAGCTCGACGCCGACCAGCTGTTGGTGCTCTCCGGCGGAAACACCGCCGCCACCATGCGCGCCGCAGCGCTCAACGACAACGACGTCAACGGCGCCATGACCTACGGCACCGACGGCGGCCTCAACGCCCTCGACCTGAAAGTGCTGACCGACACCCGCGGCGTACAGCCGGTTTACCAGCCGGCGCCGATCGTGCGCGAGGCGGTGCTGGAGGCCTACCCCGGAATCCGTGACGCGCTCCGGCCGGTGTTCGAGTCGCTCGACCTGGAAACCCTGCAGCGCCTGAATGGCGAGGTGGCGGTGAACGGCGCACCGGCGGCCGACGTGGCTCGCCAGTACCTGGATTCCCTGAAACAGGATTGA
- a CDS encoding ABC transporter ATP-binding protein, with the protein MIELKNVTRRFGDTVAVDHIDLTIETGEVCVLVGSSGCGKSTTLKMINRLLPHSSGEILIDGEDINAVDPDRLRINMGYAIQGTGLFPHWSVARNIALVPNLLDWPRERIDARVAELLSLFGLDPAGFAHKYPHQLSGGQAQRVGVARALAADPNILLMDEPFGALDAITRESLQQEMLRLQRQLKKTTVFVTHDIDEALRLATRIAVMDQGRIVQHDTPENILRRPASDFVESLVGKQDRGLRLLALRPVRDLMIPHAKPRPAEPGQDGLREDDNLRLALSVMMWQDLPQVSVFDAQGFETGVLSRERLMAVAA; encoded by the coding sequence ATGATCGAACTGAAGAACGTCACCCGCCGTTTCGGCGACACGGTTGCGGTCGATCACATCGACCTGACCATCGAGACCGGCGAGGTGTGCGTGCTGGTGGGCAGCTCCGGGTGTGGCAAGTCCACCACCCTGAAGATGATCAACCGCCTGTTGCCCCACAGCAGCGGCGAGATCCTGATCGATGGCGAGGACATCAACGCGGTGGACCCGGACCGGTTGCGCATCAATATGGGCTACGCGATCCAGGGCACCGGGCTGTTCCCGCACTGGAGCGTGGCGCGCAACATCGCCCTGGTGCCCAACCTGCTGGACTGGCCCCGGGAGCGCATCGACGCCCGCGTCGCCGAGCTGCTCAGTCTGTTCGGGCTGGACCCGGCCGGGTTCGCCCACAAATACCCGCACCAGCTGTCCGGCGGCCAGGCCCAGCGGGTAGGCGTGGCCCGGGCGCTGGCGGCGGACCCCAATATCCTGCTGATGGACGAGCCATTTGGGGCGCTCGACGCCATTACCCGCGAGAGCCTGCAGCAGGAAATGCTGCGCCTGCAGCGCCAGCTCAAGAAAACCACGGTGTTCGTCACCCACGACATCGACGAGGCCCTGCGCCTGGCCACCCGCATCGCGGTCATGGACCAGGGGCGCATTGTCCAGCACGACACACCGGAGAACATCCTGCGCCGGCCGGCCTCGGACTTCGTCGAGAGCCTGGTGGGCAAGCAGGATCGGGGCTTGCGCCTGCTTGCCCTGCGTCCGGTGCGCGACCTGATGATCCCTCACGCCAAGCCGCGGCCGGCGGAGCCCGGGCAGGATGGCCTGCGCGAGGACGACAACCTGCGCCTGGCGCTGTCGGTGATGATGTGGCAGGACCTGCCGCAGGTGTCCGTGTTCGACGCCCAGGGCTTTGAGACCGGCGTGCTCAGCCGGGAACGGCTGATGGCGGTGGCGGCCTGA
- a CDS encoding ABC transporter permease has product MTLSHPDKRPSRVLPVLGLMALILVWSLDLGSIQPNRIVPGTGYGLFSAVGLSGAAVVTLFLLAVVALAILSVRRRSLMLSLGLVLALAALPLLLIRFTGLHLPADAPYARSAIGAGFWALLFLLVLMLIEVLGRRGSGRWSQLAVLGLILGAWGWLFSRPALSSLSLVREFDNRPDQFVQALWAHLGLALGAVAISFVLAFALALKMMRNERWRRPVMSLASFLQTIPSLALFGLLIAPLSALSSALPWLQELGVRGIGWAPALLALIAYSLLPMVRNTYVALTEVPGSVLEAGQGMGMNPRQLFLQVRLPLALPVIVEGVRITTIQAMGLTAVAALVGAGGFGTFIFQGLGQAAMDLVLLGALPTIALALAADAMLSALAAALQARPVPA; this is encoded by the coding sequence TTGACCTTGTCCCATCCGGATAAACGGCCCAGCCGGGTGCTGCCGGTGCTGGGCCTGATGGCGCTCATTCTCGTCTGGTCGCTGGATCTGGGCAGTATCCAGCCCAACCGGATCGTGCCGGGGACCGGCTATGGCCTCTTCAGTGCGGTGGGCTTGAGCGGCGCCGCTGTGGTTACCCTGTTCCTGCTGGCGGTTGTGGCCCTGGCCATACTGTCCGTGCGGCGGCGTTCGCTGATGCTTTCGTTGGGGCTGGTTTTGGCCCTTGCCGCCCTCCCGCTGCTGCTGATCCGCTTCACCGGCCTGCACCTGCCGGCGGATGCACCCTACGCCCGCAGTGCCATCGGTGCCGGCTTCTGGGCATTGCTGTTCCTGCTGGTGCTGATGCTGATTGAGGTGCTGGGCCGGCGGGGCAGCGGCCGATGGAGCCAACTGGCGGTACTGGGCCTGATTCTCGGGGCGTGGGGCTGGCTGTTCAGCCGTCCGGCGTTGTCGAGCCTGTCGCTGGTGCGCGAGTTCGACAACCGGCCGGATCAGTTCGTCCAGGCTCTCTGGGCCCACCTCGGGCTGGCCCTGGGCGCGGTGGCGATCAGCTTCGTGCTGGCCTTCGCCCTGGCGCTGAAAATGATGCGCAACGAGCGTTGGCGCCGCCCGGTCATGTCCCTGGCCAGTTTCCTGCAGACCATTCCCAGCCTGGCGTTGTTCGGCCTGCTGATCGCGCCGCTCAGCGCCCTCAGCTCGGCCTTGCCCTGGCTGCAGGAGCTGGGCGTGCGCGGTATTGGCTGGGCGCCGGCGCTGCTGGCCCTGATTGCCTATAGCCTGCTGCCGATGGTGCGCAACACCTATGTGGCGCTGACCGAGGTGCCCGGATCGGTGCTGGAAGCCGGGCAGGGGATGGGCATGAACCCGCGCCAGTTGTTCCTGCAGGTGCGTCTGCCGCTGGCGCTGCCGGTCATCGTTGAAGGCGTGCGCATCACCACCATTCAGGCCATGGGGCTGACCGCCGTCGCGGCGCTGGTTGGCGCGGGTGGTTTCGGAACCTTTATCTTCCAGGGACTGGGGCAGGCGGCCATGGACCTGGTGCTGCTTGGCGCGCTGCCGACCATTGCCCTGGCGCTGGCCGCCGATGCCATGCTGTCGGCCCTGGCGGCCGCCCTGCAGGCCCGCCCCGTGCCCGCATGA